A window of Fusarium musae strain F31 chromosome 1, whole genome shotgun sequence genomic DNA:
CTAGTATACTCCCCTTCCTCTTGATATTCCGAATTGCAGCTCAGCTCTACTTCGAGATAGCCTTAGACCTTGCGACCTCGAATGGCGAGTCGGCGACCGAAACCAAAGGCCATAGCCGAGCTCTTATTGCCAGAGCAGGTTGTACCAGCGGCCATAGATTGAACAACAGACCAGCGACCGGAAGCGCAACGTTGATACTTGGTTCCACCAATGCAGTTCCAGGCGCCCTCATCACTGCATGCAGCACCGGCAGTCTCTTCAGAACcggagccagagccaggagCTGTGGGGGTGGTAGGGGCAGGCTCGGGGCTACCGACACTGGTAGGAACAGGCTGACCGCCGGTTCCAGCAGTAGGTTTGGTCATGGTCAAGAGAGTGCTGGTTGCGGCGGGAGCTGAAGGAGCAGGGGCACCAGTAGCCTCAGCAGGCTGAGAGACAGTGACAAAAACACCACCAGGACTATGGATTTGTGAGTCAGGGGCATTAACAAtagaagagggagagggtaCATACGCTGAAGGGGCGCTGGCAGCTGGGGCTGATGGCTGAGCGGCAGGGGATGAAGGTTGAGCAGCGGGTTGAGTCTGAGAAGGGACAGCACTTGGAGCAGCACCATTGTTGCCGTTAGCGGGAGTGCTAGGGGCAGCACCGCTGTTACCATCACCGGAGCCGGAACCACTGCCGGATCCTGCCTTACCACAAGTACCCTTGGGGCCAGCAGTCTTCTGGGAGTCGTTGGTCACATCAGGTCCAGGGTCGGGGAATTCGAGATCAGACGACTCCTCGGTAGTGCAGCCGTTGCCGACGTTAGCAACGAACATCTCAGGACGGTTGCTCATGGCGTCTGCTCGCTTGCCAGAGCCACCACCAATAGTGACGGCAGCGCAATTCATGTACATCTCACGGTTACCTATCTGGTTAAACCACGACCAGGCAAAGATAGCCTCGCCGGATGGAGCGTCGCTGGGGACCTTGAAGTCGAAGGTGGTGGTACCAGCACCAGGGCAGTTGCCGATGTATGAGTGGATGACCTTCCAAGACTTCCCTTTGTCGTAGGAAAGGGAAGCCTGGCAACTGCCACCACCATGGTTAGCACCGCCGGTGATGCTCATGTTGTAGGAACCGCCGGCTGACCAGTCTGCGACCGAGGCACCCTCCTTAGTACCAAAGAGGGAGTGGTAGCCCTTGCAAGGAAAGTTGGCGCCACTTGCATCGAGAGGGGCGGTCATACTGTAGTCGACATCGCTGCCAGCGTTGGGGTTGGATTTTGACTTGAAGGGGGGAGGGTAAATCATCTCCATATGTGCCTGGGCCAGACCAGCCAGACCGAGGCACGTAGCGACAGATGAGAAATGCATTTTGTCGCGGTTTAAAAAAGTGTGGTTTGAAATGAAAGTAGTGTGTGAGGGTATCTCGAAAAGAAGTTGATGTTGACACGACTGTGTTATTGTCGAGTGTTGCTCAGAGGTTGCTTGGAGTAAATCCTTGTGGTGAGTCTCACAGGATGAAAGATTTATGAAAGGATTGAAGCGTTTTTATATCGAAGCCTGGCTTATCCCTTGAGATCTTTCCGGCTCGTTGTTCAAGTGGACTGATAATGAATGGTGAACCACGGGTGCGGGTTCTGTTGCAGTCGTGATTGTTCGGTGGTTGAACAGTGAATCGAAAAGTATTGTGGGTAATGGAACAACAGCGTTGGCTAAGTAAGGAAAGTGAGGAGGGACAACAATATCCCAACTGAATAATATTTGTGACTGTATGGAAAAGAGAGTAAACAACAGTGACTGTAGGTACACTAGAAGTGACGAGCAGTGGCGGGCA
This region includes:
- a CDS encoding hypothetical protein (EggNog:ENOG41~CAZy:AA11), coding for MHFSSVATCLGLAGLAQAHMEMIYPPPFKSKSNPNAGSDVDYSMTAPLDASGANFPCKGYHSLFGTKEGASVADWSAGGSYNMSITGGANHGGGSCQASLSYDKGKSWKVIHSYIGNCPGAGTTTFDFKVPSDAPSGEAIFAWSWFNQIGNREMYMNCAAVTIGGGSGKRADAMSNRPEMFVANVGNGCTTEESSDLEFPDPGPDVTNDSQKTAGPKGTCGKAGSGSGSGSGDGNSGAAPSTPANGNNGAAPSAVPSQTQPAAQPSSPAAQPSAPAASAPSAPGGVFVTVSQPAEATGAPAPSAPAATSTLLTMTKPTAGTGGQPVPTSVGSPEPAPTTPTAPGSGSGSEETAGAACSDEGAWNCIGGTKYQRCASGRWSVVQSMAAGTTCSGNKSSAMAFGFGRRLAIRGRKV